The Brachyhypopomus gauderio isolate BG-103 chromosome 19, BGAUD_0.2, whole genome shotgun sequence DNA segment TGCAGGTCGTCAGGGTATTCACCACTGAGcggagctcctggagctcctgctgttatctgcccaggatgatgccttgatgggccaacacctctatagcagaggcgccctcgcctccggctgctccaggctacacattctgtgacgccgggggcgtcgggacagaggcagccggagacgtgggttgaacagaaggtggtttattatccatggcaaccagtaatactcgtagtacgtaatgcacggtaaagctcgtagcgcatatactgcagatgcaaggtaaagctcgtagcgcatacactgtagatgcaaggtaaagctcgtagcgcatacactggagatgcaaggtaaagctcgtagcgcatacacagtggatgcaaggtgacgctcgtacacacacacggtagggacgtgctgtcaaccagagacgctcgtgtagcggcaatgtgcagcactggaccagacgacctgcgggcttaagaagtgcaaagtaaacaagaaacaggtgttcagtatgatggtgattgcgactgtgggagtggctgcgtgcgcgggggtgtgtgctgggatcggctgctggccgggttgcgcgccctctggtggcgacccggccccctcaccgtgacacttaTTTTCTAATTTATTTTCTGTTTCCAGTTttattgctttttattattatctacTTTAATTCTTTTATCTTTTAATCATTTTATCTTATCTTtatattgtaaattgtaatttaaatttctatttgatttcctttaaaatctgtttttttATGTATTATGGGCAACaccttcccaaggtgatagaCCTCAGGTCGTaataattttctttcttttcttgtttaaagcactttgaattgccaatGTGTATGAacggcgctatataaataaactttccTTGCCTTGGGAATTCAAACACCCCTTTAGAGCCAGTTAAAGTAACTAATGTTCAAGTAACTCATTTTGATCCAAATTTAACTAAATAAACTAAGTTTGTCCCTTCTTATCCCCTTTGACCATTCCAGCCCTTGGGGAACCAATCATAACACAAAGTTTAATCATAATACTATTCAAAGCCAAACCATAAAATGTTTGGAGTAAATGTGATGATAGCACATTCTCATACATCTCAAAAAATGGGATTTGatttataataatttctcatgTTTGTTACAGGATTTGCTCTGGGCAACACCATTGAATCCAAAACGAAAGGCATCTGGATGTGGTGTGTACCACACCCCACTATATCAGATCACACCCTGGTGCTGCTGGACACTGAAGGACTAGGGGATGTGGACAAGGTGAGCACAGCATTTTCATAGCTGTGTCCTCTGTGGCAGCAGTATCTATAAACATTGCCCCTATTAATATTGTTAGCTCTTTTTTCTAATTCATATCATATTTTGGGTTTGCTAGTTGTGATAGATTTGTCAGTACATTAATGCAAGGTAttgtaaaaaaacaaatgacTAATAACTTTAGTAACTGGCCTGCTGGAAATCTTATTGCAGATAATTTCTGCAAAGCACACAGAAATATACTGACCATTCAACTTATTGTGTAGATACATAATCCACCAAATGAATGGGAATGTGGTCCTCATTGGCTTTTTAGGGCGATGAAAAGCACGACACCTGGATCTTCTGTCTGGCTGTTCTGCTCAGCAGTACTCTGGTGTACAACAGCTTAGGAGTAATCGACAACATGGCACTTGAGAAGCTACAGTATCCTTCAACAAACCTCATATACCACAATGTAATACAGGGTGGCTGGATAAGTAGAGACAGGTATGTGGTCATTGGGTCAAGTTAGTCTGTAACAGAAATAAAACCAGTACACACCATATATGGGACCAAAGTAAGGAAACAGAGCACGAACACAAACAATTTCAAATAACACTGAATACAAATGTACAATTACAATGACCAACCACAAGGAAAGGAAACCACAGGTTAATGAACAGGAAACCAGGAACAGCTTAAACTAATTAGGAGAGGAGACTAGGAATAAACTATGTAGAAACAACTAGGAAATACAGAAAAACAAGAACATATTGAAACAGGTAACTATAGCGACTAAACAGTGGGGAACCATCACAcatgacaacacacacatatgtgtaaTGCACACAAGCACAGTTGTTCTCTTGAACAGTGTTTCCTGCAGTTATGTGTCAGAGCTGACTGAGAACATCAGGGTGAAAGCACACATGGGCAGAGATGAGGATGAATCTGCTGAGTTCATGCGTGTGTTCCCATCCTTTATCTGGACCGTGCGAGActtcacactgatactggagAAAGACAACCAACCCATTACAGCTGACCAATACCTGGAGGGTGCATTGGTGCTCAGACATGGTAAGTAAAGACAGGTGCTACTGATTATTACACAGGTGATAACTGAGGGTGTATAACAACAAAAATGGTGTACAACAAATGAAGTATGAAATGGTATACATTATACCTGTACAATATCTAGCAGATCTGTCATTGAAATACCACATgaacataataataatctttatttgtatagcacctttcatacatgcgactcaaagtgctttacagaataattaaaacaaaacattaaaaggaagcaaagatttaaaaaacacattaaaagaatgcaaagataaaaaggaaacaaacattaTAAAATTGTGACGTGCGGtgcgaaggacgaggcacaaaATCCTTGCGTCACTCACGGTCACATTTATTAATACAAATAAAGCGCAGTCAGCGAACGTAGTAACACAAACACTGCAACGTGTAGActcgcgaacgcacattaaatagacaaatcacATAAGCCCCAAATTTTGACAAGACgaaccacaggtgagaccaataaACACTTGGACACCACCGCACCcacagagatccacagacgTAGATGACTTGAcatagacaacgtaaacacacgcccaaaagtcAGGGGCTGTAATGTGACAAAAATAAGATAATGAAATGATAAATTATAAaagtaataaacaaaataatgtaTTAAAGTAAATAGGATATCAAAACTATTAATTAGAACAGgcataaaatgtaactaaataaaataatgtaagagaataatgtgataaataataaaaaaatgaattaatttgaattaaactaatttaactaaatgcagaTGTAAACAGGAAtaataattcaaataaaaaattctaacctaaacaggaaggttttgagactcttcttgaacgtgtacagggatgaaatgtctctgagctcctcaggaagagagttccagagctttgggccatagtgccTAAAAGCACCCTCACCAATCGGCTTTAAGGAATCATTAGtaaattactgtttgaagacctgagagacctgactggaacatatctaaccatcatttcactgaagtaagtaaagtaaagtaaaaagGAGCAAGGCAATGAAGAAATTAAAAAACAATCaccagaaccttaaaatctattctaaaactgacaggtaatcagtgcagtgagtggagtgcaggtgtaatatgatccctctttctcctgcgggtcaggacACTTGGAGCAGTGTTCTGAACTCTCTGTAGGTgggaaatagagctctttgggagAGCACATAAAACTGCATTACAATAATATAGCCTTGATGTggtaaatgcatggacaagtttttcactatcagcaggagagaacatatctcggaccttagtgatgttttgatggtgaaaataagctgtcctGCATCAAATTATTCAGTCAGAGAAATAATGAGAAGCAATTAAGTCTTGTTCCTGTTATTATTTCTAGGACATTCTGCTAAAATTGAGCAGTTCAACCTGCCTAGGCGCTGTCTGAGGAACTATTTTGCAGAGCGGAAGTGTTTCGTATTTCCCCGGCCAACCAGCGATGAGAACCTAATAAAGATTGAGGATCTGAAGGAGGAGGATCTCGACCAAAGATTTCTCAAGCAGGCTGAGGAGTTCTGTAGTTATGTGTTCAGCAATGCCAAACCTAAAACAGTCACAGGAGGACGCACTCTCACTGGCACTGGTCAGTCACAACCTTAAAGCCTGTCACTGTCTATAAAATCATACCTTACTAGTTTTATatggaatgaatgaataaatgaatgaacagaCTGATTGTGTCATGTGCTTTTCCAGTATTGGGCAGTTTGGTGGAGGTCTACGTGGAGGCAATTCGCAGTGGTCGCGTTCCCTGTCTGGAAAACGCAGTGGAGACTCTGGCTCAGATTCAAAATGGAAAGGCAGTAGAACAGGCCATGCAGGTCTACATCAACCAAATGTTTATTTCACTGTCTCTTCCTATGGACCCAGCTGAGCTCTCAGATCTCCACCAACAAGCGGAGAGGAAGGCTGTTGAGGTCTTCCTCAGTACTTCCTTCAATGATGCTGAGCAAAAAGCACAAATGGATCTCATGGTACTTCACAAACACACCTGACACATAGTAAAGCAGATTTAAAGAATATATCATATTTGAACTGTAATATTATCCATAGGTAATATTTCATAACAAACATATCACTCTGTTTTTATACCACACTCATTCTTTTTCTGACTCCCTCAAATCATATGTCTCACATCCCCAAGGGGCAGATCCAGAGTGAATATGAGGGACTGTGTCATCAAAATCAAGAGGAGTGTATTCTTGTGTGTAAGTCAAAGCTGACAAAAGTTTTTGCTCCTTTGGAAGAGGCTTTAAATGAGGGCTCCTTCATGTGGGCTGGCGGATATGAAGAGTACCGTAGCACAGTCAAGCACCTTACACAGGAGTACAGAGCATACACAGACGGGCAACTTATGGTATGTCTACACATACGATTTGCTTTTGTTTGCTTGGTCCTGCAGTAGTGCAAACACAGAAAAAGTGAGAATATCACTTCAAATAACACAAAAAactacatttttattatttatgtatttttagaATGAGGATGTATTGACTGAGTATTTGACGGAAAAAGAAAAGTTTGCAAAGATTATTCTAGCAGCTGATCAACACCTCACTGAAGCAGAGCAGGAGAAAGAAGGTGAACGCACACACTTTCTCTTTTGGTTGCACAGTGCCGATTAGCTCTGTTCTTTCTGACTCACTGTTTGTATGTGACTCACATGTATGTCTTGGCCATGGTGggtttttctctttctcagtGGAGCGATTGCGGATGGAGGCTGTGGAGCAGAGGCAGAAGGGTTTAGAGAAGCAGAATGAGCTGCAAGAGCAGATGTTGAAGGACCAGCAGAGAACATACGAGCAGCACATGGATCAGCTGATGGAGCGCATggagagagagcacaagagaGCACAAGAAGATAATGAACGAGTAATGCAAGCCAAACTCAATGTAAGATTTGTGTGTTTTAGTTAGTAATGGTGATGATCACTGGTGAGTATGTCTTCTGTTTAGCCATAAAAACCTGCATTGGTTCATGTACTTTGTCGGACGACTTCTCTGGTTAGGACACAGACTGTTTTAAGTACTCTGTTAATGGATTTGCCCATAATAAAACTCACTCTGCTCAGTGCACGTGTCACCTTCGCGCTATGCGATGCCTGTCAAGTTAAAATACGAAACTTACTAGAAAAAGTATTAGCATCAGTCCAGCTGGCAAGCATAATTTTTTTCCAAACTATACAGGGTCTTCATATCAACCTTTCAGAGTGTGTTTTAAGACATCCAAAAAAATGACATCAGTTTTGCTAGTGTTTTTTATGCTGCATGTGGCGCTTTGATTATGTCCATCTGACTGAAAACGTTTGTACCTGAAGGTGATGGTTTAAAGGCTCGCTGTGTGCAGCCATGCTGCATGTAATATGAGTAATGAAATTAAAAAAAATGGATTAGATAGAAAATCTCTAGAttagatttttgttttttttttcctacagCAAGTCTTTTGAGTTAAGTCTGAGTTTTTGGCTCGAGGCGCTATCTATGTTAAATGAATATAAATTAGGTGAACAATTTGTATTACAAATCATATGTGAAGACATACCACTTTAGGTACATTAGGTACATCTATCTGTTAACCCATTGTGCCTTCTTTGTCCTGAACTCCAGTCTAATGTTGTGTTTATGTTACAGGAGCAGCGTGTACTGTTGGAACAAGGTTTTCAGGATAAAGCTAATCAGATGAACAAAGAAATTGAGGGTCTGATGAGAGAGATGAAGAACAATAATGATTCTAAGGGCTCTGCATTTAGTAAAGTGGTGGGTACTGTTGGCACGGCAGCATCACTGTTTCTGCCTGGCATTGTTCCCAAAGCTATTGGCATTGGAGCCTCTTTTCTGTCCCGCTTGTTTTGAACTACAACTACAAACTACTACTACCTCAAAAGGGTTACAAATTAGTTCCATGTTAATAACTCACTATTTAACCATTATGTTACTTAACTGACTATTATGCAATGGTTGTTACTCAGTAAATGAATAAGTACTTAGAAATGAGGAGTTAAGTAAAGTGAGACGAAGATCAATGATGATGCCAAACACTCTACACTTAGTAAAGTGGTGGCCACTCTTTTTTCTTCAGTTGAGGTCAAAATACTTTTTGTCTTTTAGAATCAAAttcagtgtttctttttttaaatgctaGAATGGCCTAACTCCAGCCTACCTGACTGACGTTTTTACCCTGTAACTATCATAGTTGGTGAACTGAGGATCATGTTTCAGTACTACAGTAAAACCAGGTGTTCTCTCCCTGCTCTCCCTTCCACTCGTGAATTATCAGAGATTACTGACGGGGTTGTTTCTAATGTCTTGTTGATCTGGTCACCGTTTAAAGAGTTGTTACAGCCCATAATGTTATGTGGTTTATTTAAATGCCTTGGTGATCtggtcgtcacgtaaagagtgttactgcccatgttacatgtgttatgtactgtcggtgatctggtcgtcacgtaaagagtgttactgcccatgttacatgtgttatgtactgtctcATTCATCAAGTCATCACGTTGAGTTGTCACTGTTTTGTCTTTATAATACCTAGATATAACAATACAGTGAGTTGATGTAATCCCAGTGTTACGTGGTCTGTCCAGAATGCCTCGTCGGTCTCGTCACCGTGTCAGGAGTTTGTCAATTGGTCATCTGTCTTTGGGttctaaattaaatatacagtctactGCAAGTGCAACCCTGGTCTCTACGTGTTTGTGTCCTACTCCACCCGTCAGCAACAGAAACGttacacacatctttgagcgcgaactagtccctggatttttcacatacatgcacatatgtggtatcaaaacgttcagaagagtctgaccTTTAAAAtttatccaacaaaaatgctaatttcatcactacctagtcagtataagccaatgaaatgagggggcgtaaactCAATTGTAAATTTTGCGCTTATGGAGCTCTAActgaagaaaacttgcatgcaatgagatgacacttcacagacagcttccctgtgagggtctggggcagctcgcagaggttgccatacctcacttgctagggggcgctataacatgcaaaaatttgccccatgcactcaaattggccgatccacatgaaacttggcagacatcatctatgggcctctgggaaccaggtcctaaagcagacacgccatacttccaaaatggctgacgtaatcggccaatcagtgatcggcacgcatTTGagaggcttaccattggtcgatctgcacgaaacctctttggtgtggacaagtgcacgcccccatgacataatccagccgggtgtcgattggccactggggggcgctattgcaaaaaaagcaagtatatcccctacataattccacttgggaacatgcaattggacttgcagtagtgcgaacaactttcccattacatgtcctattaaaaaatgcacagtttatttacagttaataatagtttgaaatcatcacttttcatactcctcctaggattttcatactatcatgtcaagcaaagtcttataatactctacagactgtgaaatcaaaaaacaatccaaagattttggattttaggacacttatacctgctaaatatttttttaatggacagcatcgatacatataatattcatattcttgaagctctttcatattttatccaattctgaccaaaatgcacaagcccattcagaatcccatcctgaacaaatttgtaaagtttcatctaaatcggttatcgtatggctctacagtgcagtattgtatacaatgcataaaaatgcatgtaaagtccctctgtcaccttctccttctcacacgtacgcaggctgaaactcacacactcagtctctctcacactctcacccacattccccctcccatctctgtgccctaagtaaacattgctctggctacctagatctctctgtgtctattaaccaggcacacacacatacaggcgcaagcaggccttcctatagcattcacaatgacacttccctagccatacccacccatatctcagtgactaacacatgctcatacaaactgatatttagcttcttttttgtctctctctcacacaaacacacagacacacacacacctttatacctatatgtatgtatagtttctatgtatacttatgtatgtatgtattagtatatgttgtcatagtttgagtacatacactaccacacacacacacacacacacacacttctacctaaatgtatgtatagtttgtatgcatatctatagtatatgtatagtatatgtcagtcatgccagtgatgtcagtcatagtcaaatcagacatgccagtcatgttagttacatcagtcatgtcagtcatgccagtcatgttctgccagtcatgtaagtcatgtcatgccaatcatttcagtccagtcatatcagtcatttcagttcAGTCATATCAATCATATCAGTCAGTCATATCAATCAtatcagtcaaatcatcaaatcattacagttatgtcagtcatatcagtcatgttaattttgttcgtcatggtagtgatgtcattccagtcatgccagtcatgtcggtcatgtaatgccaggctttgcagactacattcatactttgaatacacgggcagtcatgttaggcatgctaggtgtgtaaagagtgaattaacaaagcatagtctctggctccctcaatctctctctgtcggtaatatacaggcccaatcatgtatagacacatgcaggcctacctatattgttcacatagatgcagccctagccagatgtgctatttctgtgtctccctttctgacacatgcagatgtcatcacacactctacatctgtagaccacacactggccaaacccaaacagcttcttttcacttttgggtctaaaggaccttttgggcttccttttgcttattgaggccaaaatgcctatttgtgtgtgaacccgcctatcgccgattgcggctatatttatcattagaatttagtcgactatcaagaatttagttgacattacatatacacttgcacaaaatgaaacatttattaaccagttacagaatattactgtttgtatgtgcaatatatacaaaaacaactttattgacctgaacttatagttagtacgcataataataacaaaacattgatgaccagtaggcccgTTCTACCTGAAAAACatggagtttatgaacaatacatattacattctatataaaactggttGTCTTAAAAACAGCAATACCATAGCctgcagatgtcgtttcatttgtcgtatttttcccaacatcatcgtcccacatggtttacacactgtcttgtttttctcaaagtcaaaggagaaatgtgtccatatatcacctcttatctttctccctgctgacattatCGAATTAACTTCGAGtagaatttcatgagtgaccacagttcacacaAGCTAGTATGGTCTTCCTGGGTTCTGTGCGATGCAAAGACATTAGTACTGATAGtacggttacccggtttgtcctgcctctccgtgtacgctaaagtagttacagttggatctcttcttaacttatccctacctttcacaaaactaaatcaggtctgattggatgtcgtcgctggccaatatcatcatctcgtttttattcgttgacgaaaatgaccattaatttcgtcatcgtttttatcccttcgtatagtttttatttagttatcgtcttgttttcgtcatgaaaaaaggttcgttgacgaaaactatgacaaaaattattcgt contains these protein-coding regions:
- the LOC143482595 gene encoding guanylate-binding protein 3-like, which translates into the protein MKEPLCLIGSDSEGQLYVLKEAKAILEKITQPVVVVSVVGLYRTGKSYLMNRLAGKQTGFALGNTIESKTKGIWMWCVPHPTISDHTLVLLDTEGLGDVDKGDEKHDTWIFCLAVLLSSTLVYNSLGVIDNMALEKLHYVSELTENIRVKAHMGRDEDESAEFMRVFPSFIWTVRDFTLILEKDNQPITADQYLEGALVLRHGHSAKIEQFNLPRRCLRNYFAERKCFVFPRPTSDENLIKIEDLKEEDLDQRFLKQAEEFCSYVFSNAKPKTVTGGRTLTGTVLGSLVEVYVEAIRSGRVPCLENAVETLAQIQNGKAVEQAMQVYINQMFISLSLPMDPAELSDLHQQAERKAVEVFLSTSFNDAEQKAQMDLMGQIQSEYEGLCHQNQEECILVCKSKLTKVFAPLEEALNEGSFMWAGGYEEYRSTVKHLTQEYRAYTDGQLMNEDVLTEYLTEKEKFAKIILAADQHLTEAEQEKEVERLRMEAVEQRQKGLEKQNELQEQMLKDQQRTYEQHMDQLMERMEREHKRAQEDNERVMQAKLNEQRVLLEQGFQDKANQMNKEIEGLMREMKNNNDSKGSAFSKVVGTVGTAASLFLPGIVPKAIGIGASFLSRLF